A stretch of [Clostridium] innocuum DNA encodes these proteins:
- a CDS encoding phage tail sheath family protein — MAEYLSPGVYVEEFDSGPKAMEGVSTSTAGFIGLARRGPVTGKPVLITGISQFRSVFGGYLDAAVKYRHLAYGIDQFFTNGGSCCYVMRVASASDTTASMELEQDGVALHLKAGSVGAWGNEVRVTMQKQRLIKTNILEEARDEQKRIVRVKSISGYEAGDLVELVSGDGKEYNRIVSVREGELELERSFTLPYVDNNLLPSIFLHRIGFILQAECDGMVETYNVTWNTAAADFVNRVMTKGILLQGTFTIEEETVEKLEAWLSQFQLNDALYTGFLKDGKTVVEEGAELFLGEDKGPGKRSGLEAFKEVDDVSIMAIPGVTIPAVQSALVAHCEALANRFAILDMPYDTRSVDDMQTHRSYFDSNYGAIYHPWLQIYDPLLRTSGFFPPSAAMAGIYARTDNTRGVFKAPANEVVRGCTGLSVNYNEAEQGKVNPKGINLIRSLPGQGIRVWGARTMSSDASWKYINVRRLFIYVEESIRTNTSWAVFEPNDANLWMRVEGTIHMFLNTLWRSGALVGSSEDEAFFINIGPSTMTQDDILNGRLICVIGIAPVRPAEFVIFRITQKMQELS; from the coding sequence GTACATCCACGGCAGGCTTTATCGGTCTGGCAAGGCGGGGACCTGTCACAGGAAAACCGGTGTTGATTACAGGGATTTCGCAGTTTCGCAGCGTGTTTGGAGGGTATCTGGATGCTGCTGTGAAATATCGGCATCTGGCATATGGAATTGACCAGTTCTTTACAAACGGAGGAAGCTGCTGTTATGTTATGCGTGTCGCAAGTGCTTCAGATACAACTGCGTCCATGGAATTGGAACAGGACGGCGTTGCACTGCATTTAAAAGCCGGCAGCGTTGGTGCGTGGGGAAATGAAGTACGTGTTACCATGCAGAAGCAAAGACTGATTAAGACCAATATTCTTGAAGAAGCGAGGGATGAGCAAAAGCGCATCGTTCGTGTGAAAAGCATCAGCGGATATGAGGCCGGTGATCTTGTGGAGCTGGTATCGGGGGATGGAAAAGAATATAACCGCATCGTCAGTGTGCGTGAGGGCGAGCTGGAACTGGAGCGCAGCTTTACGCTTCCTTATGTGGATAACAATCTGCTGCCATCGATATTCCTGCACAGAATCGGCTTTATTCTGCAGGCGGAATGTGATGGTATGGTGGAAACATATAATGTGACATGGAATACGGCTGCAGCAGATTTCGTCAACCGCGTTATGACAAAGGGTATCCTGTTACAGGGGACTTTCACAATCGAGGAAGAAACGGTGGAAAAGCTGGAAGCATGGCTGTCGCAGTTCCAGTTGAATGATGCGCTGTATACCGGCTTTTTGAAGGATGGAAAAACCGTTGTGGAAGAAGGTGCCGAGCTGTTTCTGGGAGAAGATAAGGGACCTGGAAAACGCAGCGGGCTGGAGGCCTTCAAGGAAGTGGATGATGTCAGTATTATGGCGATACCGGGTGTAACGATTCCAGCGGTACAAAGTGCACTTGTGGCACACTGTGAAGCTCTTGCAAACCGTTTTGCGATACTGGATATGCCGTACGATACACGCAGTGTGGATGATATGCAGACGCATCGATCTTATTTCGATTCTAATTACGGGGCGATTTATCATCCATGGCTTCAGATATATGATCCACTTCTCAGAACAAGCGGTTTCTTCCCGCCAAGTGCAGCCATGGCAGGAATCTATGCCCGCACAGATAATACACGCGGGGTGTTTAAGGCACCGGCAAATGAGGTTGTACGCGGCTGTACCGGTCTGAGTGTAAATTACAATGAAGCAGAACAGGGAAAGGTGAATCCGAAGGGCATCAACTTGATTCGTTCATTACCTGGTCAGGGAATTCGTGTATGGGGTGCCAGAACCATGTCCAGCGATGCATCATGGAAATATATCAACGTACGCCGTCTCTTTATATATGTGGAGGAAAGTATTCGCACCAATACAAGCTGGGCGGTGTTTGAGCCGAATGATGCTAATCTGTGGATGCGTGTGGAGGGAACGATTCATATGTTCCTGAATACGCTTTGGAGAAGCGGAGCGCTGGTCGGTTCCAGTGAGGATGAGGCATTCTTTATCAACATCGGTCCGTCAACCATGACACAGGATGATATTCTGAATGGTCGGCTAATCTGTGTGATTGGTATTGCACCGGTACGTCCGGCAGAGTTCGTTATCTTCCGTATTACACAGAAGATGCAGGAACTGTCATAA